The Catellatospora citrea DNA segment AGAGCAACCCACTTCCTCCAGGTGACGACGCGCCGGCGAGCCCGCGCGCCGGGGACACCCCGCGCGGCCGGGTGCCGCGGGCGGAGCGCGAGCAGCAGATGCTCGACGCCGCGGTGCTGGTGTTCTCCCGCCGGGGATTCCACCACGCCAACATGGACGAGATCGCCGAGCTGTCCGGCGTGTCCAAGCCCATGGTGTACGCGTACCTCGGCACCAAGGAGGAACTGTTCATCGCCTGCCTGCGCCGCGAGTCCGCGCGCCTGGTCAGCGGCCTGGCCGCGGCGGCCGATCCCACCCTCCCCCCGGACCAGCAACTGTGGCGAGGGCTCAAAGGTTTCTTCGAGTTCGTCGGCGCGCACCGCGACGGCTGGTCGGTGCTCTACCGGCAGGCCCGCACCCAGCAGCCGTTCTCGGTGGAGGTCGCCGCGATGCGCGAGACGGTCGTCGAGGTGATCACCGATCGCCTCGACGGGGCGCTGCGCCTGGAGGGGCGGCAGGTCAAACCCGACGACCTCACCGCGATGGCGCTGACGCTGGTCGGCGCGAGCGAGTCGCTCGCCGACTGGCTGGCCGACCACCCCGACGAAGACCCGGGGCGTACGGCGACACGCCTGATGAACGCCGTCTGGCTCGGCGCGGACCAGCTCATGCGCGGAGTGGCCTGGCGTCCACCGGCCTGACCGCACGACGAAGGGCGCTCACCGCGGGGAGCGCCCTTCGTCTTCGAGGAGCCGGTCCGGCGGTGCTGCACGGGGGGACAGCACCGCCCGGACCGACTCCGGTCCACCAGCCCGGCCGGCTGGGAGATGCGGTCAGCTCGCCGCCGGGCTCGGCGCGGTGGAGGGGCGAAGCACGGCACAGGCCTGCATCGCCGCCACCACCTTCGGATCGGCGGTCGCGAGCTGCCGCCCGGGTGTGAACTCCACACCGCGTTCGGCGAGGCAGTTGCGGTACGCCGCGTTGGCCCCGTTGTCGCCCCGGTTGCCACCGAAGCCTCCACCGGGTCCGCCGCTGGGGCGCACCGACGCGCAAGCCTGCTGTGCCTGCTGCCACTTCTCGGCGTCCACGCCTTCCGGTGCCCGCATACCCCCGCCGGGGCCGCCGAAACCACCACCGGGCTGCCCGCTGGGGCGTGCCGTCGGCCGCCCGCTCGGGAAGCCCGAGGGCCGGGCGGTCGGCATGCCGGATGGTCTGCCCTGCCCCTGGCCGAAGCCCTCCGGCAGGGTGATCCCCTGCTCCTTCAGGCACGCGGCGTACGCGGCGAAGCCGTTCGCCGGGTTCCCCGAGCCGGCCTGGTCGGCGGCGGGATCGTCAGCGGAACCGCAGGCCGCGGCGAGGCCGAGCACGGCGATCGCGACGGCTGCGGTGAGGGCGGCGCGGGTCTGTCTCATCGGCGTCTTCACGGGCGCGAGCGTGCGCGCCGCGGCTCGGGGCTTGCTCGACCGAACCTCAGAATGGGCTGGGAGTGGCGGCTTTGAGGTGGCTCCGAGGTTAGCTGAAGCGATCACCGAGCGACGGCCGCGAGACTCCCGCCCATGACGTTCGTGGTGCGCGGAAGACGGCGCCGATGGGTGGCCGCGGGCGCGGCGGTGCTCATCGCCGCCGCGGTGGTGACGGTGGTCGCGGTGCAGGGCGGTGACCCGGCCCCGGCGGCCCCGGCGACGGTCGCGGTGCAGC contains these protein-coding regions:
- a CDS encoding TetR/AcrR family transcriptional regulator → MLDAAVLVFSRRGFHHANMDEIAELSGVSKPMVYAYLGTKEELFIACLRRESARLVSGLAAAADPTLPPDQQLWRGLKGFFEFVGAHRDGWSVLYRQARTQQPFSVEVAAMRETVVEVITDRLDGALRLEGRQVKPDDLTAMALTLVGASESLADWLADHPDEDPGRTATRLMNAVWLGADQLMRGVAWRPPA